Proteins co-encoded in one Dehalogenimonas sp. WBC-2 genomic window:
- a CDS encoding glucose-1-phosphate thymidylyltransferase, with amino-acid sequence MRQAIILAAGEGSRLRPFTVSRPKVMLASGGKPILQSVIEVLAACNIRDIIIVAGYHREQIYDALGSGDEFGVSIRYVTQERQLGTAHALKQAEALADEEFLVLPGDHLIEVETIRDFVSQSPWALLLKRVPDNQTVRYGVVAAEDGIVQAIIEKPKEPCDAPVSTGIFALRREIFDAIGTESDMPSVINRMTCSGVRFKAVETSGLWLDAVYPWDLLMLNDHSLLSIQPSLEGTIEKGVTLKGPVAVGVGSVIRSGSYITGPILIGRGCAIGPAVVAGAGVSIGDNVTIGPFSVIQNSIIGNDVAIGARVSLQDSVIGCGCHISTGFCGLSSTADVRVADEFHRINVGVMMGQNCDIGSGVVAQPGTILGNGSRVNPLKVISGYINDGSQVV; translated from the coding sequence ATGAGACAAGCGATTATCCTGGCTGCCGGTGAGGGTTCCCGGCTTCGGCCATTTACTGTTTCCAGGCCCAAAGTGATGCTGGCTTCAGGCGGAAAACCTATTCTGCAATCCGTTATTGAGGTGCTGGCAGCCTGCAATATTAGGGACATAATTATTGTAGCCGGCTATCACCGTGAGCAGATTTATGACGCCTTGGGCAGCGGTGATGAATTCGGAGTCTCTATCAGGTATGTTACTCAGGAGCGGCAATTGGGTACCGCCCATGCCCTTAAACAGGCTGAAGCGTTAGCTGATGAGGAGTTTCTGGTCCTGCCGGGAGATCATCTTATAGAAGTGGAAACCATCCGGGATTTTGTTTCGCAATCGCCGTGGGCTTTATTATTAAAACGGGTGCCTGATAATCAGACAGTACGCTATGGTGTAGTGGCAGCCGAGGATGGGATTGTACAAGCCATCATCGAAAAACCAAAAGAACCGTGTGACGCTCCGGTAAGCACCGGTATATTTGCTCTCCGCCGGGAAATCTTTGATGCCATCGGCACTGAATCAGATATGCCCTCGGTGATAAACCGCATGACCTGTAGTGGGGTCCGATTTAAAGCAGTAGAAACCAGCGGCCTATGGCTGGATGCCGTATACCCGTGGGATCTTCTGATGTTGAATGATCACAGCCTCTTATCTATCCAGCCATCTCTTGAAGGTACCATTGAAAAAGGTGTTACCCTCAAAGGTCCCGTTGCTGTCGGAGTGGGGAGCGTTATCCGTTCAGGCAGTTATATCACCGGCCCCATCCTCATCGGACGAGGTTGCGCCATCGGGCCAGCGGTAGTTGCCGGGGCAGGTGTCAGCATCGGTGATAATGTTACTATCGGACCTTTTAGTGTCATACAAAACAGCATTATTGGAAACGATGTTGCCATTGGGGCAAGAGTATCTCTCCAGGACTCGGTTATCGGTTGCGGCTGTCATATCAGCACTGGCTTTTGTGGATTATCAAGCACTGCCGATGTCCGGGTGGCTGATGAATTTCACCGTATCAATGTGGGAGTGATGATGGGCCAGAATTGTGATATTGGTAGCGGGGTAGTTGCCCAACCGGGGACAATACTGGGCAATGGCAGCCGGGTGAATCCGCTAAAAGTGATTTCAGGCTATATCAACGACGGTAGTCAGGTAGTCTAG